One segment of Prionailurus bengalensis isolate Pbe53 chromosome X, Fcat_Pben_1.1_paternal_pri, whole genome shotgun sequence DNA contains the following:
- the ZBED1 gene encoding E3 SUMO-protein ligase ZBED1 translates to MEAKGLDPSQTDLKLVAHPRAKSKVWKYFGFDTNAEGCILQWKKIYCRICMAQIAYSGNTSNLSYHLEKNHPDEFCEFVKSNTEQMREAFATAFSKLKPEASQLAPPDTLAAKAGHGHESKRQQELTAAVLGLICEGLYPASIVDEPTFKVLLKTADPRYELPSRKFVCSKAIPEKYGAVREAVLKELGDASWCGISTDMWRSENQNRAYVTLAAHFLGGGAPGCLSVGSRCLKTFEVPEDNAAECITRVLYEAFIEWGISSKVFGATTDGGKDIAKACSLLDISVQMPCLGHTFNAGIQRALQLPKLAGLLGRCCKLVEYFQQSAVAMYMLYEKQKQQNVAPCMLVSNRVSWWGSTLAMLQRLREQQFVIAGVLVEDSNNHHLMLEAAEWATIEGLVDLLQPFKQVAEMLSASKYPTISMVKPLLHMLLNTTLNIKETDCKEVSMAKEVIAKELSKTYQETPEIDMFLNVATFLDPRYKRLPFLSAFERQQVENRVVEEAKGLLDKVKEGGYRPAEDKMFALPEEPPVKKLVLASTPPPTSVINSMLAEIFCQTGGAEDQEEWHAQVVEELSNFKSQKVLGLNEDPLKWWSDRLALFPVLPKVLQKYWCVAATRVFPERLFGSSANVVSAKRNRLAPAHVDEQVFLYENARSGAEAEPEDEDEGEWGLNHEHMFPLGDAVHAGFFGIRDSGFV, encoded by the coding sequence ATGGAGGCGAAGGGCCTGGACCCGTCCCAGACGGACCTCAAGTTAGTGGCCCACCCGCGCGCCAAAAGCAAAGTGTGGAAGTACTTCGGCTTTGACACGAACGCCGAGGGATGCATCCTGCAGTGGAAAAAGATATACTGTCGCATCTGCATGGCTCAGATTGCCTACTCTGGGAACACCTCCAACCTGTCCTACCACCTGGAGAAGAACCACCCCGACGAGTTCTGCGAGTTCGTCAAGAGCAACACGGAGCAGATGCGCGAGGCCTTCGCCACCGCCTTCTCCAAGCTGAAGCCTGAGGCCTCCCAGCTGGCCCCGCCGGACACACTGGCCGCCAAGGCCGGCCACGGCCACGAGAGCAAGCGGCAGCAGGAGCTCACGGCCGCCGTGCTCGGCCTCATCTGCGAGGGCCTGTACCCCGCCTCCATCGTGGACGAGCCCACCTTCAAGGTGCTGCTGAAGACGGCCGACCCCAGGTACGAGCTGCCCAGCAGGAAGTTCGTGTGCAGCAAGGCCATCCCCGAGAAGTACGGCGCCGTGCGCGAGGCTGTCCTCAAGGAGCTGGGCGACGCCTCCTGGTGCGGCATTTCCACCGACATGTGGAGGAGTGAGAACCAGAACCGGGCGTACGTGACGCTGGCCGCCCACTTCCTGGGCGGCGGGGCCCCCGGCTGCCTGTCCGTGGGCTCCCGCTGCCTGAAGACGTTCGAGGTCCCCGAGGACAACGCGGCCGAGTGCATCACCCGGGTCCTGTACGAGGCCTTCATCGAGTGGGGCATCAGCAGCAAGGTGTTCGGGGCCACCACGGACGGCGGCAAGGACATCGCCAAGGCGTGCTCCCTGCTGGACATCTCGGTCCAGATGCCCTGCCTGGGCCACACGTTCAACGCGGGCATCCAGCGCGCCCTGCAGCTGCCCAAGCTGGCCGGGCTGCTCGGCCGCTGCTGCAAGCTGGTCGAGTACTTCCAGCAGTCCGCGGTGGCCATGTACATGCTCTAcgagaagcagaagcagcagaaCGTGGCTCCCTGCATGCTGGTCAGCAACCGCGTGTCCTGGTGGGGCAGCACGCTGGCCATGCTCCAGCGCCTGAGGGAGCAGCAGTTCGTCATCGCCGGCGTGCTGGTGGAGGACAGCAACAACCACCACCTGATGCTGGAGGCGGCCGAGTGGGCCACCATCGAGGGCCTGGTGGACCTGCTCCAGCCCTTCAAGCAGGTGGCCGAGATGCTGTCCGCCTCCAAGTACCCCACCATCAGCATGGTGAAGCCCCTGCTGCACATGCTGCTGAACACCACCCTCAACATCAAGGAGACCGACTGCAAGGAGGTCAGCATGGCCAAGGAGGTGATCGCCAAGGAGCTGTCCAAGACCTACCAGGAGACGCCGGAGATCGACATGTTCCTCAACGTGGCCACCTTCCTGGACCCCCGCTACAAGCGTCTGCCCTTCCTGTCTGCCTTCGAGAGGCAGCAGGTGGAGAACAGGGTGGTGGAGGAGGCCAAGGGGCTACTGGACAAGGTCAAGGAGGGCGGCTACCGGCCGGCGGAGGACAAGATGTTCGCGCTGCCTGAGGAGCCCCCGGTCAAGAAGCTGGTGCTGGCGTCCACGCCGCCGCCCACGAGCGTCATCAACAGCATGCTGGCCGAGATCTTCTGCCAGACGGGGGGCGCGGAGGACCAGGAAGAGTGGCATGCGCAGGTGGTCGAGGAGCTGAGCAACTTCAAGTCGCAGAAGGTGCTGGGTCTCAACGAGGACCCGCTCAAGTGGTGGTCCGACCGCCTGGCCCTGTTCCCCGTGCTGCCCAAGGTGCTGCAGAAATATTGGTGCGTGGCGGCTACCCGCGTCTTCCCAGAGCGGCTCTTCGGCTCGTCTGCCAACGTGGTCAGCGCCAAGAGGAACCGCCTGGCCCCCGCACACGTGGACGAGCAGGTCTTCCTGTACGAGAATGCGCGCAGCGGCGCGGAGGCCGAGcccgaggacgaggacgaggGCGAGTGGGGCCTGAACCATGAGCACATGTTCCCCTTGGGCGACGCCGTGCACGCCGGCTTCTTTGGCATCAGGGACAGCGGTTTTGTGTAG